AATATACGAATGCATGCGAATGATACTAATAGATACGAATGGGAACGGATTAGTATGATTCGTATCATTCGTACAATTAGCATATTGGTATCATAATCTGAATTTATGCCACCTGACGTCTCCCGCATACTCTCCTCGCTCCTCGGTGTTTCCGAAGCAACGATTCGAGCGCTTGACGATGCGATGGTTGAGCGTGGGTTCTCATCGGACGTTCCGGAACGGCTGGTCCTCGAGAACGACGAGCGCGTCCGACGGACGCTCTCTGTGCTTGGGCAAGCCGCATCTTCGGGTGACATTCGCAAGCTCCTCCGTGAGCGTATCAGGGAGGACGAACAGAAGCTCGTCGAGTTCCTAGGTACGCTACCCGGCGCGGACCGGTTCGACCGCGCGGCGACGTTTGCGCGGACCATCGCAGAGGCAGGAACCCCTCGACTCCGCTCGGGGCAGGCGGGGTACTTCTTGAAGCGGGACCGGGCGGTTAAAATCCTTACGGAGCGGCCGCCGCTCGCGCTCCTCAAGCACCTCGGCGAGCCGTCGATCCAGACTGTGCTTGCGAAGTACGATATCACGGAGGTTATGAGTGCCCTCCGGTTTATTGAACCGGTCGAGTGGATGCACGAGACGTTCGATGCCGTCTATCGCGGATTCACTGCAGACGACTTCGAGGAGCGTCCTATCGAGGTGAAGGTCTTGGGTCCCGTGTGGCGGAAGGTCGCCGCGGTGTTCGTCGCGAAGAAACACCACAACGTATCACACCTCAAGGAGTTCGGGGTCATCTTCCTGAACCCCATCAGCGAGGACGTCTCCGGCGCCTTCCTGCGCGACTTCGCCCTCCTGCTCCACTACTTCCACGAAATCGAGTTCTACACGAAGCTCTTCCGTCGCGCGGTACGGCAACCGAATTTCCCCGACCGGCTCACCTCGTTGTTGCGGGGTGATGTGCCGGATAAAAACCACATTGAGGATGGCGAGTGGCTCATTGTCCAGCAGTACCTCGTGAAGGAAAATCCGAATGACCCGCGGCTCATGCTCCCGCGCGTGAACCCGGAGTCGCTCCACTGGGCGCGCGGCCAGCGCGACCTCGCGACGTACGTTGCGGCCGGGTTCCCGGACCTCTCCTTCTGGAACGGGCTTGACTGGGTGGGAAACGAGGTGAGCTTCGACCTCGAGGACACCGCAATGTCGCTCGTTTCATTCACCGAAGGGAAAAACGAATCGTTTAGTTACCACCAGCGCGAGGCGCTCTGGACGCGGTTGTTTCAGGAGTACGTTGGAGGGGAGGAAAAGATGGAGCAGCTACTCATCGAGAATTTCGATACAGGAGTGGTACAATTCTAGTGTTTGGCTACGAAATACGAAGTTATACGAAAATACGAATAACATGAAAGAATTTTTCAAGCCGACCCTGCGAAAATTGCTTTGGACCGCAGTTGTATTCGTCGTCTTGAGCGGCATCAGCTTCATCGTGCTTCCATGGCTCGGTGTGAGTACTTTCAACGTGCTCCGGTACGGACTTCCCTGGTATTGGCTTACTGGCGGAATAAACTTCACGCTCATTGCATGCCCGCCAGGGGGCGGATGTGGGCGAACTTGGACATTTGATGCTATTGCTCTCTTTGCCGACTTTGCAGTCTCGTACCTTATTGTGTGTGCTATCGTCACTTTACGCACGAGGGCAAAAAAGACTCATGCAACCCCTCCGCGAACGAATTAGGGATGCCGAGGCGAAGAAAGTCGCCATCGGGCACTTCAACATCTCGAACCTCGAGCAGTTGAAAGCCGTGGCGCACGCCGCGATGCGGCTCGACGTGCCGGTCATTATCGGCGTCTCGGAGGGGGAGCGTGCCTACCTCGGCCTTCACCACGTGAAGGACTTTGTCGCGAGCTACAACGCCGAACACGCGAAGGAGCACGGCTTCCGCCTGTACCTGAACGCCGACCACACGCACGACCCGGGGAAGGTGCGCGAGGCGGCGCGGGTGGGGTTCGACGCGGTGCTTTTTGATGGCGGGAAGCTGCCGTTTGCGGAGAACGTGGCGCTCACGCGGACTGCGGCGACGCTCGCGCGGGAGGTGCAACCGAATGTGCTCGTTGAGGGGGAGCTCGGGTACATCGGAAGTGGATCCCAGGTTCTCGAGAAAATTCCCGAGGGTGCGGCGGTCACGCCAGTGCAGATGACGACACCCGAGGAGGCGGCGCGGTTTGTGAAAGAAACGGGCGTGGACCTCTTGGCACCCGCCGTGGGAAATGTGCATGGCCTCGTTGAGGGGGGGAACCCGAAGCTTAATATTGACAGAATCCGTGAAATCAAAAAGGCAGTAAACATCCCTCTCGTCCTCCATGGCGGGTCTGGTGTCTCCGACGAGGATTTCCGTGCGGCCATCGAGGCCGGCATTTCAATCATTCATATTTCGACCGAACTCCGCCTCGCTTGGCGGGAGGGGATAGCGGAATCGCTCCGGGCGAACCCGAACGAGGTGGCGCCCTACAAGCTCACCGAGCTCGCCCTCGCGAAGATGGAACGGGTAGCAGAGTCCCGGCTTCGGCTCTTCAACCGAATCTAGGCCAATCTATTGCATTTGAAGTTAGAATTTAGGATAATTCTCGCAGATCTTCGTGCGATGAGCGTCCTGATTCAAAAGGGAATTCGCGCGTTTTTGTATCATATAGTGTGGAGGGCGCATGCTTTTCAAAGTTGTGTTTGGGTATTGGGTTGATTGGAGCGAACCGATATTTGACAGCGCTTCAAAGGAGGAAAAGGAAGAGGTTCGGAGTCGGCGCGAGGTATTTTGGGTGGAAGCAGAGGATGAGGACAAGGCACGCAGGTACGCACAACGATTTGAGGGGCTTGAAACGAATTCATATGAAGGCCTCGGAGATTTACTGGAGATTTCGGTCGTTACTCCGGAAGAGGTTAAGAGCTTGCCGAGTCTTGTGGTGTATGAGAGGTATCTGCCAAAGAAAGAAAGGTTGTATTTGAACTGAACCGACGCTGCTCCAATAAAAAACTTCCTCTTTCTGAGGAAGTTTGCTTTAATGAGGTCATATGGATACGACATTGATTGCAAAGATCATTATGGAAATCCGCGCGGGTGCGGGGGGTGATGAGGCCTCGCTCTTCGCGGGCGACCTCATGCGCATGTACCAGCGGTACGCGCAGAAGCGCGGGTGGGGATTTGCGATTCTCGACGCGTCCGAGTCCGGTGCGCGTGGCTATAAAACGGTGAGCGCGGAGGTAAAGGGAACTGGCGCCTATGAAGCTCTCCGGCACGAGTCCGGTGTGCATCGAGTCCAGCGCGTCCCTTCAACGGAGCGACAGGGAAGGATACATACTTCGACGGCGTCGGTCGCCGTCCTGCCTGTCGTGGAAGCGAAGCAGGTTGACCTGAAGGAGAGCGATATTGAGGTTTCATTCTCGCGTGCCGGCGGCCCCGGGGGGCAGAATGTGAACAAGGTGGAGACGGCGGTGCGTGTCACACACAAGCCGACCGGCATCGTGGTTTCCTGCCGCGTGGAACGCTCCCAGCACGCGAACCGTGAGAAGGCGATGGAGATGCTGCGCGCGATGCTCTATGACGCCGAGCAGCGCCAGTCTGTGGGGTCTGTTGCAGACCTCCGGAAGTCGCAGATCGGCACCGCCGACCGGTCGGAAAAGATTCGCACGTACAACTTTCCCGAGGACCGCATCACCGACCACCGCATTGGGAAGAAGTTCCACAACATCGAGAAGATACTGGAAGGTGCATTCGACCCCATCGTGGAGGCGTGGGCGAAGCAGGGGAGCGTAAATAGTTAACAAATTTTGATCTTCTGGAGTTTGTGGTATAGTAGAGATATGGAAACGTATCAACCTGAAAAGGAGAAAAAGTCTCCGAAAGTAATATTGCCAGAAATCTTGGGGAGTTCACTCAAATCCGCGATGGGCGGAAATAACCCAAGGTGTGGAATCACTGCCCTTTTTGAAGATGTTTTGGATAAATTCGAGCATGATCTTAGTTTAAGGAAGGGTGATCTTCACTATACTGACGGGACACTAGTGCAAAGACCAGCGGACGCAATGCGTGAGGTTGAAGCAACTTTTAGTTGGGAAACGGATAAGAACCATACGGAAAGTTCTAGTGTCAGATTCTCGTCAGAAAATCCCGAAGAAGAAGAGGTGGTGAAGCAGCAATATAAAAATCCGCCACTATCCAGAGAGGCGGTTGTCGAACTAACAAAAATATTAGAAAATCTTCGATCGCAGGTTGAGCCAGTGACTATTTTCGACAGTCGCGGTTCTTATGACGCTTATATACTTGAAGATGAAAGCGGAAATAAATATACGCTTTCTAACCGTGGTAGTTCTGTTCGCCTTGAGAAGTTTGAGGATAAAATTAAGGAAATTCAAAAAATCATTGATGAGTCAACTGATTCAATAGAGAGACTCGAGGCAATCTAAAGTGCAAAAACCCCGACCTTGGCCGGGGTTTTTCGTTCGAATAGGTCGCTAGCCGTTCGACTGGCTCGGGGAGGTCGATCCGCCTCCGGCGGGTTGCTTCGCCTGCTCGAGCACCTCGATGTCGTCCTGGAATCCGGCGGCCGCCTCGAGCACCTTCGATGCATAGAACTGGCAGGCGGAGCGTTGCCACCGGGAACCGCAGTAGTAGGTAGCGGACGCCTTTTTTTCTGCCGCCGCGGTTTGTGCCGCCGCGCCGTTGTCCTCCAGGTAGAGTGCGGTCCCGGTGAATGCGTCCGAGTTGTTCCACGGGTTCGCGGGCTCGCTCCCGGTGATACGCGTGATCTCGGGGGAGTAGATTTTCCAGGTTGAGGGAATGAATTGCGCTGGCCCCATGGCGCC
Above is a genomic segment from bacterium containing:
- a CDS encoding class II fructose-bisphosphate aldolase is translated as MQPLRERIRDAEAKKVAIGHFNISNLEQLKAVAHAAMRLDVPVIIGVSEGERAYLGLHHVKDFVASYNAEHAKEHGFRLYLNADHTHDPGKVREAARVGFDAVLFDGGKLPFAENVALTRTAATLAREVQPNVLVEGELGYIGSGSQVLEKIPEGAAVTPVQMTTPEEAARFVKETGVDLLAPAVGNVHGLVEGGNPKLNIDRIREIKKAVNIPLVLHGGSGVSDEDFRAAIEAGISIIHISTELRLAWREGIAESLRANPNEVAPYKLTELALAKMERVAESRLRLFNRI
- a CDS encoding PCRF domain-containing protein; this encodes MDTTLIAKIIMEIRAGAGGDEASLFAGDLMRMYQRYAQKRGWGFAILDASESGARGYKTVSAEVKGTGAYEALRHESGVHRVQRVPSTERQGRIHTSTASVAVLPVVEAKQVDLKESDIEVSFSRAGGPGGQNVNKVETAVRVTHKPTGIVVSCRVERSQHANREKAMEMLRAMLYDAEQRQSVGSVADLRKSQIGTADRSEKIRTYNFPEDRITDHRIGKKFHNIEKILEGAFDPIVEAWAKQGSVNS